The following proteins are encoded in a genomic region of Ornithinibacillus sp. 4-3:
- the dnaK gene encoding molecular chaperone DnaK, with protein sequence MSKIIGIDLGTTNSCVSVMEGGEAVVIPNPEGNRTTPSVVAFKNGERQIGEVAKRQAITNPNTIQSIKRHMGTDYKVNIEDKDYTPQEISAAILQYLKSYAEDYTGEKIEKAVITVPAYFNDAERQATRDAGLIAGLEVERIINEPTAAALAYGIDNDGQDQTILVYDLGGGTFDVSILDIGEGTFEVISTAGDNRLGGDDFDQKIIDYMVQEFKKENGIDLSQDKMATQRLKDAAEKAKKDLSGVSQTQISLPFITAGEAGPLHLEMTLSRAKFDELTQDLVERTMVPVRKALADADFTANDIDKVLLVGGSTRIPSVQDAIKREIGKDPSKGVNPDEVVALGAAIQGGVLQGDVKDVVLLDVTPLSLGIETMGSVTTKLIERNTTIPTSHSQVFSTAADNQTAVDIHVLQGEREMAADNKTLGRFQLTDIPPAPRGVPQIEVSFDIDANGIVNVRAKDLGTNKEQSITIKSSSGLSDDEIDKMVKEAEENAEADKKLREEIELRNAADQLIFTTDKTIKDLGDKVSEEDKKKAEDAKEALKQAIEANDIEQIKEKKDALEEQVQQLSVKLYEQMQAEQQAGAGAENNADDNVVDADYEEVNDDEENKK encoded by the coding sequence ATGAGTAAAATTATTGGAATTGACTTAGGAACAACAAATTCTTGTGTATCTGTAATGGAGGGTGGAGAAGCTGTTGTAATTCCTAACCCAGAAGGGAACAGAACAACTCCATCAGTTGTTGCTTTTAAAAATGGCGAAAGACAAATTGGAGAAGTAGCAAAAAGACAGGCGATTACAAACCCAAATACCATTCAATCAATTAAACGCCACATGGGTACAGATTATAAAGTAAATATTGAAGATAAAGACTATACGCCTCAAGAAATATCTGCAGCAATTTTACAGTATTTAAAATCTTATGCAGAAGACTACACAGGTGAAAAGATTGAGAAAGCTGTTATTACTGTTCCAGCTTACTTCAATGATGCTGAGCGTCAAGCTACACGTGATGCAGGATTGATCGCAGGCTTAGAAGTAGAGCGTATTATTAATGAGCCAACAGCAGCAGCATTAGCTTATGGTATTGATAATGATGGTCAAGACCAAACAATTTTAGTATATGACCTTGGTGGAGGTACATTTGATGTATCTATTCTAGACATTGGAGAAGGTACATTTGAAGTTATTTCTACTGCAGGAGATAACCGTCTAGGTGGAGACGACTTTGACCAAAAAATCATAGATTATATGGTGCAAGAATTTAAGAAAGAAAATGGAATCGACTTATCACAAGATAAAATGGCAACTCAGCGCTTGAAAGATGCAGCAGAAAAAGCAAAGAAAGATTTATCTGGAGTATCACAAACTCAAATCTCTTTACCATTTATTACTGCTGGTGAAGCTGGTCCATTACATTTAGAAATGACATTATCACGTGCAAAATTTGATGAATTAACTCAAGATCTAGTAGAACGCACAATGGTTCCTGTACGTAAAGCATTAGCAGATGCTGATTTTACAGCAAATGATATTGATAAAGTATTACTAGTAGGTGGATCTACACGTATTCCATCTGTTCAAGATGCAATTAAACGTGAAATTGGTAAAGACCCATCTAAAGGTGTTAACCCTGACGAGGTTGTGGCTTTAGGTGCTGCAATCCAAGGTGGAGTTTTACAAGGTGATGTAAAAGACGTTGTATTATTAGACGTAACACCATTATCTTTAGGTATTGAAACAATGGGTAGCGTAACTACAAAATTAATTGAGCGTAATACAACAATTCCAACAAGTCATTCACAAGTTTTCTCTACAGCAGCAGATAATCAAACTGCGGTAGATATCCATGTTCTACAAGGGGAACGTGAAATGGCGGCAGATAATAAAACTTTAGGACGTTTCCAATTAACGGATATTCCACCAGCACCAAGAGGAGTTCCACAAATTGAAGTATCCTTTGATATTGATGCAAATGGTATTGTAAATGTACGTGCAAAAGATTTAGGTACAAACAAAGAGCAATCCATTACAATTAAATCATCTTCTGGTCTTTCTGATGATGAAATCGATAAGATGGTTAAAGAAGCTGAAGAGAATGCAGAGGCAGATAAGAAACTTCGTGAAGAAATTGAATTACGCAATGCAGCAGATCAATTAATCTTTACAACAGATAAAACAATTAAAGATTTAGGCGATAAAGTATCAGAAGAAGATAAGAAAAAAGCTGAAGATGCAAAAGAAGCATTAAAGCAAGCAATTGAAGCGAATGATATTGAGCAAATTAAAGAGAAAAAAGATGCTTTAGAAGAACAAGTTCAACAGTTATCTGTAAAATTATATGAGCAAATGCAAGCAGAGCAACAAGCAGGAGCTGGAGCAGAAAATAATGCAGATGATAATGTAGTAGATGCAGATTACGAAGAAGTTAATGATGATGAAGAAAACAAAAAATAA
- the grpE gene encoding nucleotide exchange factor GrpE: MEEKNKENIASEEVDEVILEQETEEVDEDAEVTIIEESQPEQAELEKLRTEQEETLNRYLRLQAEYDNFKKRTQKERVAERKYKSQDLASDLLPVLDNFERALQVETNESNQGIIEGIQMVYNQLTEALASHGIQQIETIGQPFDPNLHHAIMQVEDEEKESNEILEELQKGYLIHDRVIRPAMVKVNK, translated from the coding sequence TTGGAAGAGAAAAATAAAGAAAATATTGCTTCGGAGGAAGTTGACGAGGTAATTCTTGAACAAGAAACCGAAGAAGTAGATGAAGATGCAGAAGTTACAATAATCGAGGAATCCCAACCTGAACAAGCAGAACTTGAAAAACTGCGTACAGAGCAGGAAGAAACATTAAATCGCTATCTACGCTTACAAGCGGAGTATGATAATTTTAAAAAGCGTACACAAAAGGAGAGAGTCGCAGAACGCAAGTATAAATCACAAGACTTAGCGAGCGATTTACTTCCTGTATTAGATAATTTTGAACGTGCTTTACAAGTAGAAACAAATGAAAGCAATCAAGGTATCATTGAAGGAATTCAAATGGTTTATAATCAATTAACAGAAGCCTTAGCATCACACGGGATTCAGCAAATTGAAACGATTGGTCAGCCATTTGATCCGAACTTACATCATGCAATCATGCAAGTAGAAGACGAAGAAAAAGAATCAAATGAAATACTAGAAGAACTACAAAAAGGATATCTTATCCACGATCGTGTTATTCGACCTGCAATGGTTAAAGTAAATAAATAG
- the hrcA gene encoding heat-inducible transcriptional repressor HrcA: protein MLTLRQLLIFQAIVDDFIETANPVGSNAISKKENINVSSATIRNVMAELEDLGFLEKTHTSSGRVPSEKGYRYYVDHLITAPVENVKSNIIRDFLQDGVVEFEQIVQTSAQVLSDLTNYTSIILGPELSEAKVRQLEIVTLSPQMAVAILITNTGYVEHRTFSIPENMKASDIEKLANILNERLKDVPISQLTEKLNAELRIIINKYIQNMDLVFDYLKEILFYDQPIKVYIGGKSNILMQPEFHNVEKLYSFYSMMEREEELVQMLKAYEQLETGIKVTIGNENKVDAIKDFSLITTTYRLSDNQAGTIALIGPTRMRYDKGIHLLRNLSNEMTDALDIWYKHKG from the coding sequence ATGTTAACACTTAGACAATTACTGATATTTCAAGCCATTGTTGATGACTTTATTGAGACGGCTAATCCTGTTGGGTCAAATGCTATTTCAAAAAAGGAAAATATTAATGTCTCATCTGCAACCATTAGAAACGTAATGGCAGAATTAGAAGATCTGGGCTTTTTAGAAAAGACACATACTTCATCAGGACGTGTCCCTTCGGAAAAAGGTTACAGATATTATGTGGATCATTTAATCACTGCACCAGTAGAGAATGTGAAATCTAACATTATTAGAGACTTTTTACAAGATGGTGTTGTTGAATTTGAACAAATTGTGCAAACATCAGCACAGGTGTTATCAGATTTAACGAATTACACTTCTATTATTTTAGGTCCTGAACTATCTGAGGCAAAGGTTAGGCAGCTAGAAATTGTCACGTTATCCCCGCAAATGGCAGTAGCTATATTAATTACAAATACTGGATATGTGGAGCATCGAACTTTTTCTATTCCAGAGAATATGAAAGCTTCAGATATCGAAAAACTAGCTAATATTTTGAATGAACGTCTAAAAGATGTACCGATTTCACAGTTAACGGAAAAGCTAAACGCGGAATTGCGTATCATTATTAATAAATACATTCAGAATATGGATTTAGTTTTTGATTATCTAAAAGAAATCTTGTTCTATGATCAACCAATTAAAGTGTATATAGGTGGAAAATCTAATATTTTAATGCAACCAGAATTTCATAATGTAGAGAAGCTCTATTCTTTTTATTCCATGATGGAAAGAGAAGAGGAGCTTGTTCAAATGTTAAAAGCATATGAACAGCTAGAAACAGGAATTAAGGTTACAATTGGCAATGAAAATAAAGTAGATGCCATCAAGGATTTCAGTTTGATTACAACGACTTATAGATTATCTGATAATCAGGCAGGAACAATCGCATTGATTGGACCAACTAGAATGAGGTATGACAAAGGAATTCACCTGCTACGTAATTTATCAAATGAAATGACAGATGCCCTAGACATATGGTATAAACATAAAGGGTAG
- a CDS encoding DUF2334 domain-containing protein has translation MRKKQLLIWGLFCIVLLVLPFHISASETDKTIIIYSYEEEESLREIRILDSVIGQFTQDFLVIADTEVKKEDLLDVSHLIYVGADKVQIPENVLEAITGFNGKFFAVGHNIEQLKGHFTWINVDDEVLSGYVEIPNNDYTITLSEERIIYQLAEGTYSTIANTYNDTNSSEKFPLIAYHENEYYFTGQSLFSPFGEVLAEGLYHFYSNKEASHIRYLRLEDVHPLMDAKVLREQAEYLKEKNIPYMVAVIPVYTDGDRTIHFSDSKELTETLRYMQKNGASILLHGYRHQYRSSETGEGFEFWDVENNRPIYQAADEPAKLLEDFPSKEAYEQFVKEGEAFEEAYIEDAVLKGVQELVAHRIYPLAFEAPHYTMSQNGYQILSQYFTTYVGRLQLTDLFWESSYSPLYKSTPAFLHGMTVYPETIGFIEADVEDSLQQMQANIEVLQLFNQVYIAGFYHPYLGLEGLKEVVESLESIPNASWLDLKAEDNKVEINDIRIESKDGEIEVSKPFFASTYERKVFFDENLIYFGLAGIILIILISSIVVKIRKRTKVNR, from the coding sequence ATGCGGAAGAAACAATTATTAATATGGGGATTATTTTGTATAGTATTACTAGTTCTACCATTTCATATTAGTGCTAGTGAAACGGATAAGACGATTATTATCTACTCATATGAAGAAGAGGAAAGCTTAAGGGAAATCCGTATTTTAGATTCGGTAATTGGTCAATTTACTCAAGACTTCTTAGTAATTGCGGATACAGAAGTAAAGAAAGAAGATTTATTAGATGTATCTCATCTTATATACGTAGGTGCTGATAAGGTACAGATTCCCGAAAATGTATTAGAAGCAATAACTGGATTTAACGGTAAATTTTTTGCTGTTGGTCATAACATAGAGCAGTTAAAAGGGCATTTTACCTGGATAAATGTAGATGATGAAGTATTAAGTGGTTATGTGGAAATTCCAAATAATGATTATACAATAACATTATCTGAAGAGCGAATTATCTATCAGCTAGCTGAAGGTACATATTCTACAATTGCAAATACATATAACGATACGAATTCAAGTGAGAAGTTTCCTTTAATTGCTTATCATGAGAATGAATACTATTTTACTGGTCAAAGCTTATTTTCTCCATTTGGTGAAGTGCTAGCAGAAGGACTTTATCATTTCTACTCAAATAAGGAAGCATCACATATTCGGTATTTACGTTTAGAAGATGTTCATCCTTTAATGGATGCTAAGGTTTTAAGAGAACAAGCAGAATATTTAAAAGAAAAAAATATTCCATACATGGTTGCAGTGATTCCAGTTTATACAGATGGTGATCGAACGATTCATTTCTCTGATTCAAAAGAGCTGACAGAAACATTGAGATATATGCAGAAAAATGGTGCAAGCATTCTTCTCCATGGATATCGACATCAATATCGTAGCTCCGAAACGGGAGAAGGTTTTGAGTTTTGGGATGTAGAAAATAATCGTCCGATTTATCAGGCGGCTGATGAACCAGCAAAGCTTTTAGAAGATTTTCCTTCTAAAGAAGCGTACGAGCAATTTGTTAAAGAAGGGGAAGCATTTGAAGAAGCATATATAGAAGATGCTGTTTTGAAAGGTGTTCAGGAACTGGTAGCTCATCGGATTTATCCACTTGCTTTTGAAGCACCACATTACACGATGTCACAGAATGGTTATCAAATACTTTCGCAGTACTTCACAACATATGTAGGTAGACTACAATTAACAGATTTATTTTGGGAAAGTAGCTATTCGCCATTATATAAATCAACACCGGCTTTTTTACATGGAATGACAGTATATCCAGAAACAATAGGTTTTATTGAAGCAGATGTGGAGGATTCACTGCAACAAATGCAAGCTAATATAGAAGTGTTACAGCTTTTTAATCAAGTTTATATTGCTGGATTTTATCATCCTTATTTGGGTTTAGAAGGTTTAAAAGAAGTAGTAGAAAGTCTAGAATCAATACCAAATGCAAGTTGGTTAGATTTAAAAGCAGAGGACAATAAGGTTGAAATAAACGATATTAGAATTGAATCAAAGGATGGCGAAATAGAAGTTTCTAAACCATTTTTTGCGAGTACATATGAACGCAAAGTGTTTTTTGATGAAAATTTAATTTACTTTGGACTAGCAGGTATTATTTTAATTATTCTTATCTCATCTATTGTTGTAAAAATTCGGAAGCGTACCAAAGTTAATAGATAA
- the lepA gene encoding translation elongation factor 4 has product MDNRQRNVRNFSIIAHIDHGKSTLADRILENTNTVSKREMKQQILDGMDLERERGITIKLNAVQLEYNSKDGEKYTFHLIDTPGHVDFTYEVSRSLAACEGAILVVDAAQGIEAQTLANVYLALDNDLEIIPVINKIDLPNADPERVTKELVDVIGIDPDDVILASAKANIGIEEILERVVEKVPPPEGNSEDPLKALIFDSLYDPYKGVIAYVCLKEGSVKVGDTIKMMSTGLTYDVTELGVFTPTAVKRDMLTVGDVGYLTAAMKDVSDTRVGDTITLANHAADVALPGYRKLNPMVFCGLYPVNTDQYNDLREALERLELNDSALQYEPETSKALGFGFRIGFLGLLHMEIIQERIEREFKINLITTAPSVIYEVEKTDGSVVHIDNPSAMPPPQNIEEIREPFVKASIMVPNEYVGSVMEICQRKRGQFMDMQYLDDIRVNVIYRIPLSEIVYDFFDQLKSHTKGYASLDYELIGDEASNLVKMDILLHGEPIDALSLIVHRDFAYERGKKIVEKLKELIPRQQFEVPVQAAIGNSIIARSNIKAVRKDVTAKLYGGDVTRKRKLLEKQKEGKKRMKMVGSVEVPQEAFMAVLQLNDD; this is encoded by the coding sequence ATGGATAATAGACAAAGGAATGTTCGTAATTTCTCGATTATTGCTCATATAGATCATGGAAAATCTACATTAGCAGATCGAATTTTAGAGAATACAAATACAGTTTCCAAACGAGAGATGAAGCAGCAGATTCTTGATGGAATGGATTTAGAAAGAGAACGTGGTATTACTATTAAATTAAATGCGGTACAGCTTGAATATAATAGTAAAGACGGAGAAAAGTATACGTTTCATTTAATTGATACACCTGGACATGTCGATTTCACGTATGAGGTTTCTCGTAGTTTAGCAGCTTGTGAGGGAGCTATCTTAGTAGTAGATGCCGCACAAGGAATTGAAGCCCAGACATTAGCAAATGTGTATCTGGCTTTAGATAATGATTTAGAAATTATCCCTGTAATTAATAAAATCGACTTACCTAATGCTGATCCGGAGCGAGTTACTAAAGAATTGGTTGACGTAATTGGTATTGATCCAGATGATGTGATTCTTGCTTCAGCAAAGGCGAATATAGGTATTGAGGAAATTTTAGAGCGTGTAGTAGAAAAAGTACCACCTCCAGAGGGGAATAGCGAAGATCCTTTAAAGGCATTGATATTTGACTCGTTATATGATCCGTATAAGGGTGTTATTGCTTATGTTTGTTTGAAAGAAGGAAGCGTAAAAGTTGGTGACACAATTAAAATGATGTCAACAGGGCTTACCTATGATGTAACTGAACTTGGAGTATTCACACCTACTGCGGTTAAGCGGGATATGTTAACGGTCGGAGATGTAGGGTACTTAACTGCTGCGATGAAAGATGTAAGTGATACTCGAGTAGGGGATACCATTACATTGGCAAATCATGCTGCTGACGTAGCATTACCAGGATATCGTAAATTAAATCCAATGGTATTCTGTGGACTGTATCCAGTGAATACAGATCAATATAATGATCTACGTGAAGCATTAGAACGATTGGAATTAAATGATTCTGCTCTACAATACGAGCCAGAAACATCTAAAGCATTAGGCTTTGGATTTCGAATCGGATTTTTAGGGTTATTGCATATGGAAATTATTCAAGAAAGAATTGAGCGGGAATTCAAAATCAATCTTATTACAACTGCACCAAGTGTAATTTATGAGGTAGAAAAGACAGATGGAAGTGTTGTCCATATAGATAATCCTTCTGCAATGCCACCACCACAAAACATTGAAGAAATTCGCGAGCCATTTGTTAAAGCGTCTATTATGGTGCCAAATGAATATGTTGGAAGCGTAATGGAGATTTGTCAACGTAAACGTGGTCAATTTATGGATATGCAATATCTAGATGATATTCGAGTAAATGTAATTTACCGAATTCCATTATCTGAAATTGTTTATGACTTTTTTGATCAGTTAAAATCACATACAAAGGGATATGCATCCTTGGATTATGAATTAATCGGGGACGAAGCATCCAATTTAGTGAAAATGGATATTTTATTACATGGTGAACCAATTGATGCATTATCTTTAATTGTCCATCGCGATTTTGCTTATGAACGAGGCAAGAAGATTGTGGAGAAGCTAAAGGAATTAATTCCAAGACAGCAATTTGAAGTGCCTGTGCAGGCGGCAATTGGTAATAGTATCATTGCTCGTTCGAATATTAAAGCAGTTCGTAAAGATGTAACAGCGAAGCTTTACGGTGGAGATGTAACGCGTAAACGTAAATTACTAGAGAAACAAAAAGAAGGTAAAAAACGAATGAAGATGGTTGGATCTGTGGAGGTTCCACAGGAAGCGTTTATGGCAGTATTGCAATTGAATGATGATTAA
- the spoIIP gene encoding stage II sporulation protein P yields the protein MSIIIIFILISVLTTVKPAYRLSSKTITNLTSEVDSSVFLWLMGLENRMLLDSLEMDQGSPSLSKLALETIMHIKPYDFASLLQRETPGLALFNNQIVVAGEGTNYANLSFESSPPLEDVLKDRIAVDDEEEKEIKEEEPKTEIDETARKTVFIYNTHNRESFLPHLPDTDDPNSAYHQEVNIEKVSDHFAKILESKGIGTIVDKTDYMQMLQDKGWNYSQSYKASRETVAEAVANEKDVQYLFDIHRDSLPRNLVTAEIDGKSYAKLLFVVGAEHPNYEKNLALATKLNSLIEAEHKQLTRGVITKKGAGSNGIYNQDLSDNAVLIEFGGYENTLDELYRTVEIVGEVFSDFYWEAEKVDANP from the coding sequence TTGAGCATCATAATTATTTTTATTTTAATTAGTGTACTAACTACAGTTAAACCAGCGTATCGTCTTTCTTCAAAAACAATAACTAATTTAACAAGTGAAGTGGATTCATCCGTATTCCTATGGTTGATGGGTTTAGAAAATAGAATGTTATTAGATTCTCTAGAGATGGATCAAGGTTCTCCTAGTTTATCTAAGCTGGCACTTGAAACAATCATGCATATAAAACCATATGATTTTGCAAGCCTGCTGCAAAGAGAAACACCAGGATTAGCTTTATTTAATAATCAGATTGTTGTAGCAGGAGAGGGGACGAACTATGCTAATCTATCTTTTGAATCATCTCCTCCTTTAGAGGATGTTCTAAAAGACCGAATTGCGGTTGATGATGAAGAAGAAAAGGAAATTAAGGAAGAAGAACCGAAGACCGAGATAGATGAAACAGCAAGAAAAACTGTATTTATATACAACACGCATAATCGAGAGTCATTCTTACCGCATTTACCAGATACCGATGACCCTAATTCAGCCTATCATCAAGAAGTAAATATCGAAAAAGTAAGTGATCACTTTGCCAAAATATTAGAATCTAAGGGAATTGGGACGATTGTAGATAAAACAGATTACATGCAAATGCTACAGGATAAAGGTTGGAATTATAGTCAATCTTACAAGGCATCAAGAGAAACGGTAGCTGAAGCAGTTGCTAATGAAAAAGATGTACAGTACTTATTCGATATTCATCGTGATAGTTTGCCAAGAAATTTAGTAACAGCAGAGATTGATGGAAAATCATACGCTAAGCTATTATTCGTTGTTGGTGCAGAACATCCAAATTATGAGAAAAATCTTGCTCTAGCAACCAAGTTAAATAGTCTTATTGAAGCAGAACATAAGCAACTTACACGAGGAGTCATTACGAAAAAAGGTGCAGGAAGCAATGGGATTTATAATCAGGATTTATCAGATAATGCAGTTTTAATTGAATTTGGTGGCTATGAAAATACATTAGATGAGCTTTATAGAACTGTCGAAATTGTTGGAGAAGTATTTAGTGATTTTTATTGGGAGGCTGAAAAAGTTGATGCTAACCCTTAA
- the gpr gene encoding GPR endopeptidase — translation MEEFILEENKSFQVRTDLAIEAKEMYVEDKAKKEKQGVIVKDRLEDDIKITDVLVNKQGEKEIGKKEGTYITIYADGVKRQDTKKQDKAAKVLALEIKKLLEKKKVLKKQTALIVGLGNWQVTPDALGPMTTDKIMVTSHLFQLEYENVHEGYRPVASIQPGVMGVTGIETSDIIYGVVDKFKPDFIIAIDALAARSIERVNETIQLTDTGIQPGSGVGNRRKELSEEVLGIPVFAIGVPTVVDAVTIASDTIDYILKHFGREWKEKDKLSKKLTPFNLPFQSKPFSEEDLPNKQQSNTVLGLIGNLTDAEKRTLISEVLTPMGQNLMVTPKEVDGFMVDMADLLARGINAALHENVTINNASTYTR, via the coding sequence ATGGAGGAATTTATTTTGGAAGAAAATAAATCGTTTCAAGTGCGCACAGACTTAGCAATTGAAGCAAAGGAAATGTATGTAGAGGATAAAGCTAAAAAGGAAAAACAAGGTGTTATCGTAAAAGATCGTCTTGAAGATGATATTAAAATTACTGATGTTCTTGTTAATAAACAGGGAGAAAAGGAAATAGGGAAAAAAGAAGGAACATACATTACGATTTATGCAGATGGTGTTAAAAGGCAAGATACAAAAAAACAAGACAAAGCAGCAAAAGTACTAGCATTAGAAATAAAAAAACTATTAGAAAAGAAAAAAGTTTTAAAAAAGCAAACCGCTCTAATTGTTGGCTTAGGTAATTGGCAAGTGACCCCAGATGCGCTTGGACCAATGACAACAGATAAAATTATGGTAACAAGTCATCTATTTCAATTAGAGTATGAAAATGTACATGAAGGATATCGACCAGTTGCCTCGATACAGCCAGGTGTAATGGGAGTTACTGGGATTGAGACAAGCGATATTATTTATGGGGTTGTTGATAAATTTAAGCCTGATTTTATTATTGCTATTGATGCTTTAGCTGCAAGGTCGATTGAAAGAGTAAATGAAACCATCCAGCTGACAGATACAGGGATTCAACCAGGATCAGGTGTAGGTAATCGTAGAAAAGAGCTAAGTGAGGAAGTGCTCGGTATTCCTGTATTTGCAATTGGTGTACCAACTGTAGTAGATGCTGTAACCATTGCTAGTGACACTATTGATTATATTTTAAAGCACTTTGGTAGGGAGTGGAAAGAGAAGGATAAGCTTTCTAAAAAATTAACTCCATTTAATTTACCATTTCAAAGTAAACCATTCTCAGAAGAGGATTTACCAAATAAGCAACAAAGTAATACGGTATTAGGCTTGATTGGAAATTTAACAGATGCGGAAAAACGAACTCTTATTTCTGAAGTATTAACACCGATGGGACAGAATTTAATGGTAACTCCAAAAGAAGTAGATGGATTTATGGTAGATATGGCAGACTTGTTAGCACGCGGTATTAACGCAGCTTTGCATGAAAATGTAACTATCAATAATGCATCAACTTATACAAGATAA
- the rpsT gene encoding 30S ribosomal protein S20, with amino-acid sequence MANIKSAIKRVQTNEKKRLENQSVKSEMRSYIKQVESLIEANDAENAKAAYLKAARKIDKTVQRGIIHKNSGNRQKSRLAKKLKSLSV; translated from the coding sequence ATGGCAAATATTAAATCAGCAATTAAACGCGTTCAAACAAATGAGAAAAAACGTTTAGAAAATCAATCCGTTAAATCTGAAATGCGCTCATATATTAAACAAGTTGAATCTTTAATCGAGGCAAATGATGCAGAAAACGCTAAAGCAGCTTACTTAAAAGCAGCTAGAAAAATTGATAAAACAGTTCAACGCGGAATTATTCATAAAAACAGTGGGAATCGTCAAAAGTCTCGCTTAGCTAAGAAACTAAAAAGCTTATCTGTATAA
- the holA gene encoding DNA polymerase III subunit delta: MSYFEALKKIKANQIPSVILLYGTEAFFIQQLKEEIMKKLKIDEENISNYDLEENPIEEVVADAETYPFFAEKKLIIASNPVFLKTKQPKLPFEHHMESLEAYIENPVDYSIIVFIAPYEKVDSRKKTFKLMKKNGLIAQCQEVKEYELDKWIKNLADSLGIRIAPEAYEIFITELQLNLQLIRNELMKMAMYVGEDGIITKEVAEDLIAKTANSSALRLVDAVVEKDFHKAIVILKDLEKLNEEPIALIALLAFQFRTLLQVKLLKAKGYSQAQVQKQLAMHPYVIKIAYQREKSFTKVQLEAIILKLADADATMKQGTMEKALAFELLLYELTQKIERY; this comes from the coding sequence ATGTCATATTTTGAAGCGTTAAAGAAAATTAAAGCGAATCAAATCCCGTCAGTTATCTTACTATATGGGACGGAAGCTTTTTTTATACAGCAATTAAAAGAAGAGATTATGAAAAAGTTAAAAATAGATGAAGAAAATATCTCAAATTACGATTTAGAAGAAAATCCGATTGAAGAGGTAGTTGCAGATGCAGAAACATATCCATTTTTTGCAGAAAAGAAATTGATTATAGCATCTAATCCTGTTTTTCTAAAGACGAAGCAGCCTAAATTACCTTTTGAACATCATATGGAATCTTTAGAAGCGTATATTGAAAATCCTGTAGATTATTCAATTATTGTATTTATCGCACCATATGAAAAAGTGGATAGTCGGAAAAAAACTTTTAAATTGATGAAAAAGAATGGACTCATAGCGCAGTGTCAAGAGGTAAAAGAGTATGAGCTAGATAAATGGATTAAAAATTTAGCCGATAGTCTAGGAATTCGTATTGCGCCAGAGGCATATGAGATTTTTATTACAGAGCTCCAGTTAAATTTACAGCTGATTCGAAATGAATTAATGAAGATGGCAATGTATGTTGGAGAGGATGGAATAATCACAAAGGAAGTTGCCGAAGATCTAATTGCAAAAACAGCAAACAGCTCTGCTTTAAGACTTGTTGATGCAGTTGTAGAGAAGGATTTTCATAAAGCGATTGTTATTTTAAAGGACTTAGAGAAGCTAAATGAGGAACCCATTGCTTTAATCGCTTTATTAGCATTTCAGTTCCGGACACTCTTACAAGTAAAGCTTTTAAAAGCAAAAGGCTATAGTCAAGCACAAGTACAAAAGCAATTAGCAATGCATCCATATGTGATTAAGATAGCTTATCAGCGGGAAAAATCATTTACAAAAGTACAATTAGAAGCCATCATTTTGAAATTAGCTGATGCAGATGCAACTATGAAACAAGGTACGATGGAGAAGGCATTAGCCTTTGAATTGTTATTATATGAATTGACACAAAAGATAGAGAGATACTAA
- a CDS encoding YqzM family protein: MNKFEQDTQSKNNDVVDSIKGFTFSFLFFFIIFVIGAAISVFHS, translated from the coding sequence ATGAACAAATTTGAACAAGATACTCAATCAAAAAACAATGATGTTGTAGACTCGATTAAAGGATTTACTTTTTCTTTTCTTTTCTTTTTTATCATTTTCGTAATTGGTGCAGCAATTAGTGTGTTCCATTCCTAA